GAATCGCGATGTGGGCGCGGGTTACACGTTCCCGGTGCTGATCGAAGACGCCAAGGTGGTTGTGAAGTAGGCGGTCTAGTGCCCGACCGGGCGCCTCATGTTGATCGATCCTCCTTCGAACCGTATGCTTTGTCGATGAAGAATCCAACCGTGGCCGCCGTCCCTTCGTGAGCGACGTCCTCCTCGCCCTGGTGGTGATGGCGCTGCCGCTCGCGCCCGCATTCGCGCAGTCGCCCGTTGTCATCGCCGGCCCGCCGGCACCCGTGGCCCCGGCGGTGATCACCCGCGACTCCGCGCAGCACGCCACCGTACGCGCCATCAAGCTCACCGCGCCAATCACGCTCGATGGGGTACTCGACGAGGCGGTCTACACCCGCGAGGCGCCGTTCGGTGGGCTGATACAAGTCGCGCCTGACGCCGGAGCACCGGCCACCGAGCGCAGCGACATCTGGATCACGTACGACGATCGCAACATCTACCTCTCCTGTCGCTGCTACGACGCGTCACCGCCCGCGGAGTGGATCGTGAACGAGCTGCGGCGCGACACCGGTGGCCTGCGCAACAACGAACACATCGGCGTCCTGTTCGACACGTTCTACGATCGCCGCAGCGGGTTTGCGTTCTACACCAATCCCCTCGGCGCGCGCGCCGACTACTCCATCGTGGACGAAGGCGCCTCGAACACCGACTGGAATCCAGTGTGGACGTCGAAGACGGGCCGCTTCGATGGCGGATGGACTGTGGAGATGGCGATTCCGTTCAAGTCGCTGCGCTATCGCGCCGGCGCGGATCAGGTGTGGGGCATGCAGATCCGGCGTTCGATTCGGCACAAGAACGAATGGGATTACCTCACGCCGGTCCCGCGTATCCTGGCCGGGCCGCAGGCACTGAATCGCGTGTCGGCCGGCGGTACGTTGGTGGGTCTCGATCTCCCCGAGACCGGCAAGAACATCGAGCTCAAGCCGTACGTGGTCGCGCGCACCTCCACCGACCGGGTACGCACACCAGCCATCAACAACAGCTTTGCTAGCGAAGTCGGCGGCGACATCAAGTACGCCGTCACGCCCAATCTTACGGCGGATCTGACCGTCAACACCGATTTCGCGCAAGTCGAGGCCGATGAGCAACAGCTCAACCTGACGCGATTCAGTCTGTTCTTTCCTGAGAAGCGCGAGTTCTTCCTCGAAGGTCGCGGCATCTTCGACTTTGCCCGCGGCGGTAACGGAGCATTCGGTGGCAACGGTGGCGCCGACACGCCGCAGCTGTTCTACACGCGACGCATCGGACTCGATAACGGTGGCGTGGTGCCGATCAACGTGGGCGGCCGTCTCACCGGGAAGCTGGGTAAGTACGCGATCGGCCTGATGAACATCGGCACGTCGGGTGACGCGGCGTTCAAAGCCGAGCCGACCAATTTCACCGTCGTGCGCGTGAAGCGCGATGTGCTGCAGCGTAGTTCGATCGGCGCGATGATCACCAATCGGTCGGTGGCCGCGTCGGGCGCTGGATCGAATACCGTGTTCGGCCTGGATGGCGCGTTCCTGCTGTCGCAAGCGCTCACGGCCGGCGCCTACTGGGCGCAGAGTCAGACCACGGGCATCGCCGGCGACGATCAGAGCTATCAGGGACGGTTGGACTACAGTGTCGATCGGTTCGGAGCGAAAGCCGAGTTTCTTGGCGTGGGCCGCAACTTTGATCCGCAGGTCGGCTTTCGTCGGCGCTCCGACATCAACCGGTCGTTCGGCGAAGTGCGATTCAGTCCCCGGCCCGCGAACCAGACGGTGGTGCGCAAGTTCACCGGCACCGCGTCGGGCGAGTATGTGGAGAACGGGCTGGGCATCGTGGAGACGCGCGTGTGGCGCGGCCACGTCGACACTGAGTTCGCGAACAGCGACGTGGTAGGGCTCGACGTCACGCGCAATTATGAGTTCCTGCGTCAGCCCTTTACGCCATCCGGGGCGCCATCGGCCATCGCGCCCGGTGGATACGGATTCTCCGACGTGTCGCTGTCGTACGCCTTTGGCGCGCAGCGCCGGGCCTCGGGTACGATTCGCCTGCAGGCCGGACAGTTCTACGATGGCACGATCAGCAGCATCACGATCGGACCGGGGAGCACGGGATCGACGGCCCGCATTGCCATCCTGCAGCGGCTCGCATTGGAACCGACGTTTTCGATTACGCGCATCGATCGACCCACGTCGTCTTTCACCACACGTCTCGCCCGGGCGCGCGTAGACTACGGGTTCACACCGCTCATGTTTGCGAGCGGGCTCGTGCAGTACAACTCGGCCGACCGTGCGTTCAGCACGAACCTGCGCTTTCGCTGGGAGTACGCGCCGGGCAGCGAGCTGTTTCTCGTGTACACCGACGAACGCGATGTGCGCGACGACCGCTACGCCACGCCGACGACGGTGCGCGGACTCAAGAACCGCGCGCTCGTGGTGAAGTTCAATCGACTGTTTCGGTACTAGGGCAGTCGTGGCGACGGCATTGCACACCGACATCATCGACTTCGGCAAGGGACAGCCGTCGCTGTCGCTCCTGCCGTTGGCAGCCTGGCGTGCGGCCACGGACCACTGTCTCGCGCAGGGCGATGCCGGGCTT
This region of Gemmatimonas groenlandica genomic DNA includes:
- a CDS encoding carbohydrate binding family 9 domain-containing protein; this encodes MSDVLLALVVMALPLAPAFAQSPVVIAGPPAPVAPAVITRDSAQHATVRAIKLTAPITLDGVLDEAVYTREAPFGGLIQVAPDAGAPATERSDIWITYDDRNIYLSCRCYDASPPAEWIVNELRRDTGGLRNNEHIGVLFDTFYDRRSGFAFYTNPLGARADYSIVDEGASNTDWNPVWTSKTGRFDGGWTVEMAIPFKSLRYRAGADQVWGMQIRRSIRHKNEWDYLTPVPRILAGPQALNRVSAGGTLVGLDLPETGKNIELKPYVVARTSTDRVRTPAINNSFASEVGGDIKYAVTPNLTADLTVNTDFAQVEADEQQLNLTRFSLFFPEKREFFLEGRGIFDFARGGNGAFGGNGGADTPQLFYTRRIGLDNGGVVPINVGGRLTGKLGKYAIGLMNIGTSGDAAFKAEPTNFTVVRVKRDVLQRSSIGAMITNRSVAASGAGSNTVFGLDGAFLLSQALTAGAYWAQSQTTGIAGDDQSYQGRLDYSVDRFGAKAEFLGVGRNFDPQVGFRRRSDINRSFGEVRFSPRPANQTVVRKFTGTASGEYVENGLGIVETRVWRGHVDTEFANSDVVGLDVTRNYEFLRQPFTPSGAPSAIAPGGYGFSDVSLSYAFGAQRRASGTIRLQAGQFYDGTISSITIGPGSTGSTARIAILQRLALEPTFSITRIDRPTSSFTTRLARARVDYGFTPLMFASGLVQYNSADRAFSTNLRFRWEYAPGSELFLVYTDERDVRDDRYATPTTVRGLKNRALVVKFNRLFRY